The Deltaproteobacteria bacterium genome segment CTCGGCGGCGAAATCGAGCAGATCGATCTCGCCCGCGTCACCGAGCTTGTCGCACATGCGCTCGGTCTCGGCGGCGATCACCTCGGCGGAGGCGCGCAGGTTCGCGTCGCGCAGCGCGGGCGAGCGAATCATCTCGCGCCGCTTCTCGGGCGGCGCGTCGTAGACGACGCCCTCGCCGAAGATCGGCCGCATCAGCTCGTTCGAGGTCGGCTGCGGATCGAGCACCTCGTCGGGCTGCCGGAAGAACGCCTCCTGCGCTTCGGGGCCCGTGAAGAACACCACGTCGCGATCCAGCAGACGGAACTTCCCGATCTCCCCGCACTCGCCACGCAGGCGGCGAAACAAACCGATCGGATCGTGGCGAAGCTGCTGCAGATGGCCGAGGCGGCTTCCGCCGCCCGAGAGCTCGGGGATCGCTCGCGCCATGGGGGCTCCTGGGATCGAGCGACGCTATCAGACAAAACATTTCGCGTGCAATGTTTCTCTCGCCCCGTGATACGGTGCCGCGCGAAGGAGGGCGCGATGCGCGTTGCCTACATCGGACTGGGAGACATGGGCGCATCGATGATGCAGCGCCTCACCGCGCAGGGCGTCGACACTACCGTGTACGACATCGCGCCCGCTGCGCTCGAGGCGTGCGTCGCGAAGGGCGCGAAGCCGGCGGCATCACCCGCAGCTGCGGCAGCGGGCTGCGACGTGATCGGAGTGTGCGTGCCCGAGGACGATCACGTGCGCGCCGTGCTGCGCGGCGCGAACGGCGTGCTCGCGGGCGCGAAGCGCGGCGCGGTGATCGCGGTGCACAGCACGATCCTGCCCGCGACCGCTGAAGAACTCGCGCGCGAGGCGAGCGCCGCGGGCGTGGACCTGCTCGACGCGTGCGTGACCGGCGGCGCCGCGCGCGCGGTGCAGGGCAAGCTCGTACTCCTCGCGGGCGGCGACGCGGACGCCGTCGCGCGCATGAAGCCCTACTCCGACGTGTGCGCCGAGCGCGTCGTGCACGCCGGCGCGATCGGCAGCGGCGCGAAGCTGAAGCTGTGCATCAACCTGATCACGTACTTGCAGTGGATCGCCGCGTTCGAGGCGCTCACGCTCGCGAAAGCCGCCGGCCTCTCCCAACAAGTGCTCGAAGACGCGGGGCGCGGCAACGGCCAGATCACCGAGCTGATGATCCAGTTCATGGCGCTGCACAAAGGGCCCGAGGCCGCGCGAAACAGCGACGGCATGAAG includes the following:
- a CDS encoding NAD(P)-dependent oxidoreductase, with protein sequence MRVAYIGLGDMGASMMQRLTAQGVDTTVYDIAPAALEACVAKGAKPAASPAAAAAGCDVIGVCVPEDDHVRAVLRGANGVLAGAKRGAVIAVHSTILPATAEELAREASAAGVDLLDACVTGGAARAVQGKLVLLAGGDADAVARMKPYSDVCAERVVHAGAIGSGAKLKLCINLITYLQWIAAFEALTLAKAAGLSQQVLEDAGRGNGQITELMIQFMALHKGPEAARNSDGMKKFLRTQLFNAEKDLAWALKLARDSGVALPGTALASQLMARVYAVEDAGKR